One genomic region from Paraburkholderia azotifigens encodes:
- the ptsP gene encoding phosphoenolpyruvate--protein phosphotransferase — MRRVEESRLKSHSEGHIVLLAPMTGLVVPLANVPDPVFSGGMFGDGIGIDPLEGKLVAPCDGVVMHLARTGHAVTITTAEGAEILLHIGIDTVELNGRGFAPMIEQGAAVRTGDVLIEFDQDVVARNAPSLVSVIAIANSDAFGIVERADSGTLKAGQSPLLTLRAKDGAAVAASREASSVSEEARQSIVLEHAGGLHARPAARAREAARGLDARVEVRFDGKKAAIESVVGLLGLGAGQGATVEIVGIGAQAQAAVDAVVRELTREAHGEAEEKPARQMSPAPVTAVRPQGADSLAPNTLAGVCAAPGIAVGKLVRWDDADIDPPETTGNTPAAESRQLDKALAAVDAELNTTVRDASQRGAHGEAGIFAVHRVLLEDPTLIDAARDLISLGKSAGFAWRETIRAQIGVLSKVDDALLAERAADLRDIEKRVLRALGYSNAAARSLPDEAVLSAGEFTPSDLSSLDRKRVTALVMARGGATSHAAIIARQAGIPALVAMGDALHAIADGTQVVVDATAGRLEYAPSALDVERARSERERLAGVREANRRTSQQAAATRDGRAIEVAANIATLDDATTAVDNGADAVGLLRTELLFIHRQAAPTVDDHRQSYQSIVEALQGRTAIIRTLDVGADKEVDYLTLPPEPNPALGLRGIRLAQVRPDLLEDQLRGLLAVQPVGKVRILLPMVTDAGELVRLRKRIDELSAESGRTDKIEVGVMIEVPSAALLADQLSKHADFLSIGTNDLTQYTLAMDRCQPDLAAQADGLHPAVLRLVSAAVQGAEKHGKWVGVCGALAGDPLAVPLLVGLGVTELSVDPVSVPGIKARVRNLDYQLCRQRAQDALALESAQAVRALSREIWPQD, encoded by the coding sequence ATGCGACGTGTCGAGGAGTCCCGTTTGAAGAGCCATTCCGAAGGCCATATTGTGTTGCTCGCGCCGATGACGGGTCTCGTCGTCCCGCTCGCGAACGTGCCCGACCCGGTGTTTTCGGGCGGCATGTTCGGCGACGGCATCGGCATCGATCCGCTGGAAGGCAAGCTCGTTGCGCCGTGCGACGGCGTCGTGATGCATCTGGCGCGCACCGGCCACGCTGTCACGATCACGACGGCAGAAGGCGCCGAAATCCTGCTGCATATCGGTATCGACACGGTCGAACTGAATGGTCGAGGCTTCGCGCCGATGATCGAGCAGGGCGCGGCCGTGCGTACGGGCGATGTGCTGATCGAGTTCGACCAGGACGTGGTCGCCCGCAACGCGCCGAGCCTCGTGTCGGTGATCGCGATCGCCAACTCCGATGCATTCGGGATCGTCGAGCGTGCCGACAGCGGCACATTGAAGGCAGGCCAGTCGCCGCTGCTGACGCTGCGCGCGAAAGATGGCGCGGCCGTGGCGGCGTCGCGCGAAGCGTCGAGCGTTAGCGAGGAAGCGCGCCAGAGCATCGTGCTGGAACATGCGGGCGGTCTGCATGCGCGCCCGGCGGCACGTGCACGTGAAGCCGCGCGCGGTCTCGATGCGCGCGTCGAAGTGCGTTTCGACGGCAAGAAGGCGGCGATCGAAAGTGTCGTCGGTCTGCTGGGACTGGGCGCGGGACAGGGCGCAACGGTCGAGATCGTCGGTATTGGCGCGCAGGCGCAGGCGGCCGTCGACGCCGTGGTGCGCGAACTGACGCGCGAGGCTCACGGCGAGGCTGAAGAGAAGCCCGCGCGGCAGATGTCGCCTGCACCCGTCACGGCAGTGCGTCCGCAAGGCGCCGACAGCCTTGCGCCGAACACGCTCGCGGGCGTCTGCGCGGCGCCCGGCATCGCCGTCGGCAAGCTCGTGCGCTGGGACGACGCGGACATCGATCCGCCCGAGACGACGGGCAACACGCCTGCCGCCGAAAGCCGTCAGCTCGACAAGGCGCTCGCCGCCGTCGACGCCGAACTGAACACGACCGTGCGCGACGCATCGCAGCGCGGCGCGCATGGCGAAGCGGGCATCTTTGCCGTGCATCGCGTGCTGCTCGAAGACCCGACGCTGATCGACGCCGCGCGCGATCTGATCAGCCTCGGCAAGAGCGCGGGCTTCGCGTGGCGCGAGACCATCCGCGCGCAGATCGGCGTGCTGTCGAAAGTCGACGACGCGCTGCTCGCCGAACGTGCCGCCGACTTGCGCGACATCGAGAAGCGCGTGCTGCGCGCGCTCGGCTATTCGAATGCGGCGGCGCGCTCGCTGCCGGATGAAGCCGTGCTGAGCGCCGGCGAGTTCACGCCGTCGGATCTGTCTTCGCTGGACCGCAAGCGCGTCACCGCGCTCGTGATGGCGCGCGGCGGCGCAACCTCGCACGCGGCCATCATCGCGCGGCAGGCGGGCATTCCCGCGCTGGTCGCGATGGGCGATGCATTGCACGCGATCGCGGACGGCACGCAGGTCGTCGTCGATGCGACGGCGGGCCGCCTCGAATACGCGCCGAGCGCGCTCGACGTCGAACGTGCGCGCAGCGAGCGCGAACGTCTGGCGGGCGTGCGCGAGGCGAACCGCCGCACGTCGCAGCAAGCTGCCGCAACCCGCGACGGACGCGCGATCGAAGTCGCCGCGAACATCGCGACACTCGACGACGCGACCACGGCCGTCGACAACGGCGCGGATGCCGTCGGCCTGCTGCGCACCGAACTGCTGTTCATCCATCGTCAGGCGGCGCCGACCGTCGACGACCATCGCCAGAGCTATCAGTCGATCGTCGAGGCGCTGCAAGGACGCACGGCCATCATCCGTACGCTCGACGTCGGCGCGGACAAGGAAGTCGACTATCTGACGCTGCCGCCCGAACCGAATCCGGCGCTCGGACTGCGTGGCATCCGTCTCGCGCAGGTGCGCCCGGATCTGCTCGAAGACCAGCTGCGCGGCCTGCTCGCTGTGCAGCCGGTCGGCAAGGTGCGCATCCTGTTGCCGATGGTGACGGACGCGGGTGAACTCGTGCGTCTGCGCAAGCGGATCGACGAACTCTCGGCTGAATCGGGCCGCACCGACAAGATCGAAGTCGGCGTGATGATCGAAGTGCCGTCAGCGGCGCTGCTCGCCGATCAACTGTCGAAGCACGCGGACTTCCTGTCGATCGGCACCAACGACCTTACGCAATACACGCTCGCGATGGACCGCTGCCAGCCGGATCTCGCCGCGCAGGCGGACGGCCTGCACCCGGCCGTGCTGCGGCTGGTGTCGGCCGCCGTGCAGGGCGCGGAAAAGCACGGCAAGTGGGTCGGCGTGTGCGGCGCGCTCGCCGGCGATCCGCTCGCGGTGCCGCTGCTCGTCGGCCTCGGCGTGACCGAGCTGTCGGTCGATCCCGTCTCCGTGCCGGGCATCAAGGCGCGCGTACGCAATCTCGATTATCAGCTGTGCCGTCAGCGCGCCCAGGACGCTCTGGCGCTCGAATCGGCACAAGCGGTAAGAGCCCTGAGCCGCGAAATCTGGCCGCAAGACTGA